A single window of Mycolicibacterium aurum DNA harbors:
- a CDS encoding HRDC domain-containing protein: MSESEMAGSAVDAEGSDDREPEPTEPDAEPLLAPRDGVPNVSSSRTEIARAADLLDSGHGPFAVDAERASGFRYSNRAYLVQIRRAGAGTVLIDPVSHGGDSLDVLAPLAEVLAGDEWVLHAADQDLPCLAEIGMLPTSLYDTELAGRLANYDRVNLAAMVQRLLGLQLTKGHGAADWSKRPLPPEWLNYAALDVEVLVDLRHAIAAVLEEEGKTDWARQEFEYIRTLVASPTRRDRWRRTSGIHKVRDPRTLALVRELWTTRDQIARRRDIAPGRILPDSAIISAATANPDSIDKLTALPIFGGSKQRRSAQVWLDALARGRADDPPDAQEPSTGPPPASRWARRKPEAAVRLEAVRAELVQLAQQVSVPVENLLAPEIVRRLCWDWQPVDDPAAAVDAFLADSAARQWQRELTVPALARALTPT; this comes from the coding sequence ATGTCCGAATCCGAGATGGCCGGCTCCGCCGTGGACGCCGAGGGGTCCGACGACCGTGAGCCCGAGCCGACAGAGCCCGATGCCGAGCCGCTGCTCGCGCCGCGCGACGGCGTACCGAACGTGTCCAGCAGCCGTACTGAAATCGCCAGGGCTGCAGACCTTCTGGATTCCGGACACGGGCCGTTTGCGGTAGACGCGGAGCGCGCATCGGGCTTCCGCTACTCCAACCGCGCCTACCTGGTGCAGATCCGCCGGGCAGGTGCAGGCACCGTCCTGATCGACCCCGTCAGCCACGGCGGCGACTCTTTGGACGTGCTCGCCCCGCTCGCCGAAGTGCTTGCCGGTGACGAGTGGGTGCTGCACGCCGCCGATCAGGATCTGCCCTGCCTCGCCGAGATCGGGATGCTCCCCACCTCGCTGTACGACACCGAGTTGGCGGGCCGGCTCGCCAACTACGACAGGGTCAACCTCGCCGCCATGGTGCAGCGACTGCTCGGCCTGCAGCTGACCAAGGGACACGGGGCCGCCGACTGGTCGAAACGTCCGCTGCCGCCCGAATGGCTCAACTATGCCGCGCTGGACGTCGAGGTGCTCGTCGACCTGCGTCACGCCATCGCCGCTGTGCTGGAGGAGGAGGGCAAAACCGACTGGGCGAGACAGGAATTCGAGTACATCCGAACTCTTGTTGCCAGCCCCACCAGACGGGACCGCTGGCGCCGCACGTCGGGCATCCACAAGGTCCGCGACCCTAGGACTCTGGCCCTGGTGCGGGAACTGTGGACCACCCGCGATCAGATCGCGCGGCGCCGCGACATCGCCCCGGGCCGGATCCTGCCCGACAGTGCGATCATCAGCGCAGCCACGGCCAACCCGGACAGCATCGACAAGCTCACCGCCCTACCCATCTTCGGCGGTTCGAAGCAGCGGCGCAGCGCGCAGGTGTGGCTGGACGCGCTCGCGCGCGGCCGTGCCGACGACCCGCCCGACGCCCAGGAGCCGTCCACCGGCCCCCCACCGGCGTCCCGCTGGGCGCGTCGCAAGCCGGAGGCCGCTGTGCGCCTCGAAGCGGTGCGCGCCGAGCTCGTCCAGCTCGCCCAACAGGTTTCGGTACCGGTGGAGAACCTCCTCGCGCCGGAGATCGTGCGCAGGCTGTGCTGGGACTGGCAGCCGGTCGACGATCCCGCGGCTGCCGTCGACGCGTTCCTCGCCGATTCCGCGGCGCGGCAGTGGCAACGTGAGTTGACCGTGCCCGCACTGGCGCGAGCGCTAACTCCGACCTGA
- a CDS encoding DUF3000 domain-containing protein, with the protein MNATTVRPEIELGPIRPPQRLAPYSYALGAEVKHAETAIIPERSEGDAFGRLILLHDPEGAEAWDGTMRLVAYIQADLDSTEAVDPLLPEVAWSWLVDALEQRAEHVTALGGTVTATTSVRYGDISGPPRAHQLELRASWTATDVELGPHVEAFCEVLEHAAGLPPTGVTDLGSRSRA; encoded by the coding sequence ATGAATGCCACCACCGTACGTCCGGAGATCGAGCTGGGCCCGATCCGGCCGCCGCAGCGCCTGGCGCCCTACAGCTACGCACTGGGCGCCGAGGTCAAACATGCCGAGACGGCGATCATCCCCGAGCGTTCCGAAGGCGACGCGTTCGGCCGGCTGATCCTGCTACACGATCCCGAAGGCGCCGAGGCCTGGGACGGCACCATGCGCCTGGTCGCCTACATCCAGGCCGACCTCGATTCCACCGAGGCTGTCGACCCCCTGCTCCCCGAAGTGGCGTGGAGTTGGCTCGTCGATGCACTGGAGCAACGCGCCGAACACGTCACCGCCCTCGGCGGCACCGTCACGGCCACCACGTCGGTGCGCTATGGCGACATCTCCGGGCCTCCCCGAGCGCACCAGCTCGAGCTGCGCGCGTCCTGGACCGCCACCGACGTCGAACTCGGCCCGCACGTGGAGGCGTTCTGCGAGGTCCTCGAACACGCCGCAGGGTTGCCGCCCACCGGCGTGACGGACCTGGGCTCGCGATCCCGCGCCTGA
- the hemE gene encoding uroporphyrinogen decarboxylase, which yields MNTRRELPESAYLAAVAGRKPLRVPVWMMRQAGRSLPEYRELRAKNTMMQACFDADLITEITLQPVRRHGVDAAILFSDIVVPLRAAGIDVDIVPDVGPVIGHPIRTRADVQTITPLDQEQVSPVASAIGQLVSALGDVPLIGFAGAPFTLASYLVEGGPSRNHERTKAMMLGETETWHALMTALTDVTIAFLRTQVEAGVDAIQVFDSWAGTLSLADYRTYVLPHTARVFTSLAAHGVPMTHFGVGTAELLGAMSEAVTGHDVPAVVGVDWRTSLTDAAGRVRPGCALQGNLDPVVLLAGWPVVQRAVRAVVEDGRRAVDAGALGHVFNLGHGVLPATDPAVITDAVALVHEL from the coding sequence ATGAATACGCGCCGCGAACTGCCCGAATCCGCCTACCTGGCCGCCGTCGCCGGCCGCAAGCCCCTCCGGGTCCCGGTGTGGATGATGCGGCAGGCGGGTCGGTCGCTGCCCGAGTACCGCGAGCTACGGGCCAAGAACACGATGATGCAGGCCTGCTTCGACGCCGACCTGATCACCGAGATCACCCTGCAACCGGTGCGCAGGCACGGCGTCGATGCGGCGATCCTGTTCTCCGACATCGTGGTGCCGCTGCGCGCCGCGGGCATCGACGTGGACATCGTCCCGGACGTCGGGCCGGTGATCGGGCATCCGATCCGGACGCGGGCCGACGTCCAGACGATCACGCCGCTGGACCAGGAGCAGGTCAGTCCGGTGGCCTCCGCGATCGGGCAACTCGTCTCGGCACTGGGTGACGTCCCGCTGATCGGCTTCGCCGGTGCGCCGTTCACGTTGGCGTCCTACCTCGTCGAAGGCGGACCCAGCCGCAATCACGAGCGCACCAAGGCGATGATGCTGGGGGAGACCGAGACCTGGCACGCGCTGATGACGGCGCTGACGGACGTCACCATCGCGTTCCTGCGTACGCAGGTCGAGGCGGGCGTCGACGCGATCCAGGTGTTCGACTCGTGGGCCGGCACGCTGTCGCTGGCCGACTACCGCACCTACGTGCTGCCCCACACTGCCCGGGTGTTCACGTCGCTGGCCGCCCACGGGGTCCCGATGACGCACTTCGGCGTCGGCACCGCCGAGCTGCTCGGCGCCATGTCGGAGGCCGTCACCGGACATGACGTACCCGCCGTCGTCGGCGTCGACTGGCGCACGTCGCTCACCGATGCCGCCGGGCGGGTCCGTCCGGGCTGCGCGTTGCAGGGCAATCTGGATCCCGTGGTGCTGCTGGCGGGCTGGCCGGTGGTGCAGCGCGCCGTGCGCGCGGTCGTGGAGGACGGTCGGCGCGCCGTCGACGCCGGCGCGCTGGGCCACGTGTTCAACCTGGGGCACGGTGTTCTCCCGGCGACCGACCCGGCGGTGATCACCGACGCCGTGGCCTTGGTGCACGAGCTGTGA